In Notamacropus eugenii isolate mMacEug1 chromosome 1, mMacEug1.pri_v2, whole genome shotgun sequence, one genomic interval encodes:
- the LOC140523053 gene encoding olfactory receptor 13D1-like yields the protein MNGANQTVVLEFILLGLSKHHNVEIVLFVLCLGIYLIILLGNSSLIILSILDSNLHTPMYFFLSNLSLMDIFGTSSFVPLMLVNFLSVKKTISFPGCALQMYLTLSLGITECVLLAMMAYDRYVAICNPLRYTIIMNMRVCVLLAAMSWIVGSVTSLLQTILPLRLSFCGNNIIDNFFCEILAVLKLACVDISLNAFIIVVALVLFTMIPVLLIFISYMFILASILRVNSVEGRKKAFSTCSAHLAVVIIYYGTILFMYSKPKAKDPDSDKLIALFYGAVTSMLNPIIYSLRNKEVKAAVQKVLFFSNRT from the coding sequence ATGAATGGGGCAAATCAGACTGTGGTGCTGGAATTCATTCTGCTGGGGCTTTCTAAGCATCACAATGTTGAGATTGTCCTCTTTGTGTTATGCCTGGGGATATATTTAATCATTTTACTAGGGAACTCTTCTCTCATTATATTGAGTATTCTGGATTCCAACCTTCACACTCCCATGTATTTCTTCCTTAGCAACCTCTCCCTCATGGACATCTTTGGTACTTCCTCTTTTGTTCCCTTAATGTTGGTTAATTTCCTATCAGTCAAGAAAACCATCTCTTTCCCAGGATGTGCATTACAAATGTACCTGACTCTTTCCCTAGGAATAACAGAGTGTGTTCTGCTGGCCATGATGGCCTATGACCGGTATGTGGCCATATGTAATCCCCTGAGATATACCATCATCATGAATATGAGAGTCTGTGTGCTGTTGGCAGCCATGAGCTGGATAGTTGGGAGTGTAACCTCATTATTGCAAACAATCCTCCCATTGAGACTTTCCTTCTGTGGAAATAACatcattgataatttcttttgtGAAATCCTGGCTGTCCTGAAACTGGCCTGTGTGGACATTTCCCTCAATGCTTTTATCATAGTGGTAGCACTTGTGTTGTTCACAATGATTCCAGTGCTGCTTATTTTCATCTCATATATGTTTATCCTTGCCTCCATTCTGAGAGTCAACTCagttgaaggaaggaagaaagccttCTCCACCTGTTCAGCACATCTGGCTGTGGTCATCATATACTATGGCACCATTCTCTTCATGTACTCAAAACCCAAGGCAAAGGACCCAGATTCAGATAAATTGATTGCCTTATTCTATGGTGCAGTGACCTCCATGCTAAATCCCATCATCTACAGTCTGAGGAACAAGGAAGTGAAGGCAGCAGTGCAAAAGGTTCTGTTTTTCTCCAATAGAACATGA